The following coding sequences are from one Buchnera aphidicola (Melaphis rhois) window:
- the sohB gene encoding protease SohB, with protein sequence MSSISDYILFLLKIFTLLFLVAFAIFIVLNIKQKKNKQKKKLDIISLNDHYISMKHQIIMSSLSKYEQKMWYKRNEKIKKDKLKQDIKLIKKNSNHILNNKKPILYVIDFKGDINATAVASLREEISAILLVYRKNDEVLLRLESGGGTMHGYGLASAQLQRLRKKNIYLTVSVDKIAASGGYMMACIANHIIGAPFSIIGSIGVIAQIPNFYKLLKKNNIDMELHTAGQYKRTLTMFGKNTSESREKFCSELRATHSLFKKFVCSMRSSINIDEVSNGEYWFGSIALEKGLIDSLNTSDDFILSKIRDFSVLKISYINQKKFLDSFMFKLKHNIKNRVFNILNV encoded by the coding sequence ATGAGTTCTATTTCTGATTATATATTATTTCTTTTAAAAATATTTACTTTATTATTTCTAGTTGCATTTGCTATTTTTATAGTGCTAAACATAAAACAAAAAAAAAATAAACAGAAAAAAAAATTAGATATTATATCATTAAATGATCATTATATATCCATGAAACATCAAATTATTATGTCATCATTATCAAAATATGAACAAAAAATGTGGTATAAACGTAATGAAAAAATTAAAAAAGATAAATTAAAACAAGATATAAAATTAATTAAAAAAAATAGCAATCATATCCTTAATAACAAAAAACCTATATTATATGTGATAGACTTCAAAGGAGATATTAATGCAACTGCAGTAGCATCGTTACGTGAAGAAATATCTGCTATTCTTTTAGTTTATAGAAAAAATGATGAAGTACTTCTACGTTTAGAAAGTGGAGGAGGAACAATGCATGGGTATGGATTAGCTTCTGCTCAATTACAAAGATTAAGAAAAAAAAATATATATCTAACTGTTTCTGTTGATAAAATTGCAGCTAGTGGTGGATATATGATGGCTTGCATTGCTAATCATATAATTGGTGCTCCATTTTCTATTATTGGCTCTATTGGTGTTATAGCACAAATACCTAATTTCTATAAATTGTTGAAAAAAAATAATATTGATATGGAGTTACATACAGCTGGACAATACAAAAGAACATTAACTATGTTTGGAAAAAATACATCAGAATCTCGTGAAAAATTTTGTTCCGAATTACGCGCTACTCATTCTTTATTTAAAAAATTTGTTTGCAGCATGCGTTCATCGATAAATATTGATGAAGTTTCTAATGGAGAATATTGGTTTGGTTCAATAGCCTTAGAAAAAGGATTAATAGATAGTCTGAATACAAGTGATGATTTCATCTTATCTAAAATAAGAGATTTTTCTGTATTAAAAATTAGTTATATTAACCAAAAAAAATTTTTAGATTCTTTTATGTTTAAATTAAAACACAATATAAAAAATAGAGTTTTTAACATATTAAATGTATAA
- a CDS encoding inositol monophosphatase family protein, which yields MHPILNIAIRVARKGGNILIQNYDNQKINNDKQIKKQDLIVKMVEISEKLMINIIQKSYPKHIIITKNSKNVAFNMSEIVWLINALDGISNFERNLPHFCVSIAVIIRNITEISVIYDPLRNELFTSVKGQGAQLNGYRMRCNEISSLRNSLIGIIFSYSKCNKSNDIMKVFDSFLIENIKLRSTGCTNLDYSYIAIGRLDFLFNFNIKPFKITSGILQVKEAGGLISDVYGGNNYFALGSILAGNPKLMRIVLTKIRKYVNSNDT from the coding sequence ATGCATCCTATTCTCAATATTGCCATTCGCGTTGCTAGAAAAGGTGGAAATATACTCATTCAAAACTATGATAATCAGAAAATAAACAATGATAAACAGATAAAAAAACAAGATTTAATCGTAAAAATGGTAGAAATATCGGAAAAATTAATGATCAATATTATTCAAAAATCTTATCCAAAACATATCATTATTACGAAAAATAGCAAAAATGTGGCATTTAATATGTCTGAAATAGTATGGTTAATTAATGCATTAGATGGAATAAGCAATTTTGAAAGAAATTTACCACATTTTTGTGTTTCTATTGCTGTAATAATTCGCAATATTACTGAAATATCTGTAATATATGATCCTCTTAGAAACGAGTTATTTACATCTGTTAAAGGTCAAGGAGCTCAATTGAATGGATATAGAATGAGATGTAACGAAATTAGTTCATTAAGAAATAGCTTAATTGGAATAATTTTTTCGTATTCAAAATGTAATAAAAGTAATGATATAATGAAAGTTTTTGATTCATTTTTAATAGAAAATATAAAATTGAGATCTACAGGATGTACAAATCTCGATTATAGCTATATTGCTATCGGAAGATTAGATTTCTTATTTAATTTTAACATAAAACCTTTTAAGATTACATCAGGTATATTACAAGTAAAAGAAGCTGGAGGATTAATAAGTGACGTCTATGGAGGTAATAATTACTTTGCATTAGGATCAATATTAGCAGGAAATCCGAAATTAATGCGAATAGTTCTTACCAAAATCAGAAAATACGTTAATTCTAATGACACATAA